AGGTCGACGTTCACGAAGAACCGCTTCGTGACCTGGACGTCGACACCGAATTGCAGTGCCGGCCCGAAGCTGCTCTTGTGGACCGCGACGCCGTCATTGCCGACATGAAGGCCGTCGTTGTAAAAATACGTGTAGTTCAGGCCCGCGCCGATATACGGCCGGACCTTGCCCGCGTGGTTGAAGTGGTATTGCAGCAGCAGCGTGGGCGGCAGCACGTTCACGCCGCCGAGATGCCCGAGGTTCGAATTGACCTGATGCCGCGACGTACCGAGGATCAGCTCGACGCCGAGGTAGTCGCGGATCATGTAGGTGAAGTCGAGCTCGGGGACCACGGCATTGTTCACACCGGCCTGGATCGCCGACAGCGTGCCGCTGCCGCGATCCGCGGGTGCGATCTCGATCGCGCGCAGGCGCGCGAGGAAGTCACCCGCAGCAATGCCTTCGCCTGGCGACGCGGCATGTGAGACCGATGGGATCATCGCGAAGGCTGCGGCAGCGGCAACGGCTGAGACCAGACAACGAACTTTTTCTTTCATGGCAATAACCCCCTGGGAACGGTAGTGATTGTCGGAGGGTGTCGACTGCGTCAACTTGATGCCCGTCAAGCCAGAGAGAACATGGGGCGGTTTGTCGCAGCTTCCGGTGCCACACCGGTCAACAACAACGCGAGCAAATCGCGCACGCTGCGGATCGCCTCGCCGAACGGCAGTGCCTCCCGGCCGCGGAAGAACAGGCCGTTGGCCACGTCGCCGCGCAACGCGGCGGCGAGCCGCGTATCGATGCAGAAATGCCCGAAGCGTTCGACGCCGTCGCGCAGGCCGCACACCGACAGACATTCGAACGCGGTCGGGCAGCGCTGCCGGAACGCGCCGAGCTTGGCGCGAATGCGGGCTTCATGGCGCAGATAGCGATCGAGCCAGGGCGTGCGCACGGCGCGCGCCGGCAGGCCGGTCACGCTGACGAACTCGACGATGTCCTCGGGCTGCGCGTGCGTGAGCACGTGCTTGAAGGCCGGATGCGCATCGCCTTCCTCGGTGACGGCGAACGGCGTGCCGAGCTGCACGCCGTTCGCGCCGAGCGCGAGCGCCGCGCGCACGGCTTCGTGGCTGTTGATGCCGCCCGCGACGATCAGCGGGATCGATTCGCGCGCGAGCCCGAGCGTGCGGATCGCCTCGCTCGCTTCCTCGAGCACGCGCGCGAACGAGAAGCGCGCGTCGTGCATCTCCTCGACGTTGCCGACGCCGAGATGGCCGCCCGCATGCGCCGGATGCTCGATCACGATCGCGTCGGGCAGGCGCCCCTTCTTCATCCATTTCTTCAGCACCAGCGCGATGCCGCGGCTGTCGGACAGGATCGGGATCAGCGCGATGTCGTGGCCTTCGGTCATGTCGGGCAGGTCGAGCGGCAGGCCCGCGCCCATCACGATCGCGTCGGCGCCCGCTTCGCAAGACACACGCACGTAGTCGGCGTGCGCGCGCACCGCCTTCATCACGTTGACCGCGATCATGCCGCGGCCCTCGCTCCAGGTACGGGCGCGGCTGATCTCGCGGCGCAGCGCCTCGAGGTTCGCGGCGTCGAATGTGTCGCGCACCGGGTTGGCGCGGCAGCGTTCGAGCAGATCGGCATGGTGGTGGCGCAGGTCGATGCT
The genomic region above belongs to Burkholderia plantarii and contains:
- a CDS encoding OmpW/AlkL family protein; this translates as MKEKVRCLVSAVAAAAAFAMIPSVSHAASPGEGIAAGDFLARLRAIEIAPADRGSGTLSAIQAGVNNAVVPELDFTYMIRDYLGVELILGTSRHQVNSNLGHLGGVNVLPPTLLLQYHFNHAGKVRPYIGAGLNYTYFYNDGLHVGNDGVAVHKSSFGPALQFGVDVQVTKRFFVNVDLKKIWMHTDATLNGQPIGRLHLDPIIVGLGVGMKF
- a CDS encoding NAD(P)H-dependent flavin oxidoreductase, producing MTISSSFPPLMIRGRALLPIVQGGMGIGISAHRLAGSVAREGALGTIASIDLRHHHADLLERCRANPVRDTFDAANLEALRREISRARTWSEGRGMIAVNVMKAVRAHADYVRVSCEAGADAIVMGAGLPLDLPDMTEGHDIALIPILSDSRGIALVLKKWMKKGRLPDAIVIEHPAHAGGHLGVGNVEEMHDARFSFARVLEEASEAIRTLGLARESIPLIVAGGINSHEAVRAALALGANGVQLGTPFAVTEEGDAHPAFKHVLTHAQPEDIVEFVSVTGLPARAVRTPWLDRYLRHEARIRAKLGAFRQRCPTAFECLSVCGLRDGVERFGHFCIDTRLAAALRGDVANGLFFRGREALPFGEAIRSVRDLLALLLTGVAPEAATNRPMFSLA